In Kazachstania africana CBS 2517 chromosome 4, complete genome, the following are encoded in one genomic region:
- the CDC8 gene encoding bifunctional thymidylate/uridylate kinase (similar to Saccharomyces cerevisiae CDC8 (YJR057W); ancestral locus Anc_1.504): MTRGKFILIEGLDRAGKTTQVNRLYERLSPNSESMKFPERSTQIGGLINEYLTNKSFQMPDQTIHLLFSSNRWERQEYIEKTLVTDKKHIVMDRYVYSGIAYSLAKEVDGMDFDWCFGCDKGLIRPDMTVFLVNSKSNDNREGFGKERYEQKCFQEKVHEKFDITFQKLATKDNTSPVQIIDVTDKSITEVEELIWKVVEPVVGAKSASNQLLRF, encoded by the coding sequence ATGACCCGTGGTAAGTTCATATTGATAGAAGGGCTGGATAGAGCAGGTAAAACCACTCAGGTGAACAGACTTTATGAGAGATTGTCACCGAATTCGGAAAGTATGAAATTTCCTGAGAGATCTACACAAATAGGCGGGTTGATCAACGAATATCTTACAAATAAATCATTCCAGATGCCAGACCAAACAATTCACctcttattttcttcaaacaGATGGGAAAGACAAGAATACATCGAGAAAACACTTGTTACGGATAAAAAGCATATTGTCATGGACAGATACGTGTACTCTGGAATTGCATATTCATTAGCTAAGGAAGTGGACGGTATGGACTTTGACTGGTGTTTTGGATGTGACAAAGGGTTGATTAGACCTGATATGACTGTTTTTCTAGTAAATAGTAAGAGTAACGACAATAGAGAAGGGTTTGGAAAAGAACGATACGAACAAAAATGCttccaagaaaaagttCACGAGAAATTCGACATAACATTCCAAAAGTTGGCCACGAAGGATAACACCTCTCCTGTCCAAATAATCGATGTCACTGATAAATCAATAACCGAAGTAGAAGAGTTGATATGGAAAGTTGTTGAGCCAGTTGTCGGGGCCAAATCAGCATCAAACCAACTGTTACGATTCTAG